CTCAACGAGTTTCTTAAAGCTGTTCCAAATCCTTTCAGGGAATCTGTTGAACTACAGTACTCTCTTCAGCAACTCACAGACGCCAGGATCGAAATATTCAGTATCGCAGGCAGGCTGGTACGTTCATTTGAGTGCTTTAACTCTAGCGGTGAGAACTGGAGTGCTGTAGCCTGGGAACGGAAAGACAGCAACGGAACAACCGTTCCTTCCGGTATTTACTTAGTAAGGTTCACAGCGCCCGACCTCGGGTTGAGTGAACTGATCAAACTGATTCTGATCTGATATTCGAAATGATAAAGATCGTACTGATTCTGACAATTTTGATTGTCGCAATACCGGTAAGAACAGAGAATCCTGGATTCAACTCGTAAGTGCAGAACTTGACTATGAGATAGCCCTGCTAAGAGTAGAATCGGGTGAAATCGACATATCGAGCCTTGAAAGTGCAGAAGCTGAATTCCAGCTTGCTGAATCACTGTTTGTGAACTTCTGGGAATCCTTATCCATTGCGGATTGATCGGTAGAGATCGGATAAGCTTAGAAGCTGCTCTTGATTGATCCCCAGCTTGAACACTCGAGTGAAGTTATAGCGAAAGAGAACTCGGTAAGGTGGGTTCTGAAGGAGTTGTCCCAGTAAGTCCAGAAAAATGTACCGCTCGTTTCAGCGTATGCAAGGCCCAGGGAGAACATGGAAGTGGCGGGACAGGCGGCGGATCCCAGGTAGCTCATTGTCGAGCCGTCCCATTCGTAGAAGTAGATAACAGGCGTCATATAGCAGGCTACCGCTACACCGAGGTTGCTGCCGTAAGGGAATACTGAGAGTCCACTCGGCTGATCAGTGACTTCGGGAATGGCGATGTTCTCTGAACCGACGCCGGGCTGGAATCGCCACAGGCCTCCACCGGTACCATTGGTTGTCCAGTAGTCGGTTCCGTCGAAATCCATACCTCTTGCATCGGTTCCGCCAGGATTTGTCTCTGTTGTCCAGGTTGTACCGTAGTCCTCTGTGTAGAACAGATTCCCGTTGTCCCAGTCGTTTGTGTAGTAAGTATCTATATCCGGATTGTTGTTCCAGGCTATACCGAAACATGTGTTGTTCGTTGCATCCAGAGCAAATGTATCGAGGGGAGAAGCTGAAGTGGCATCGTAGACCCGAATCAGGTCATTATCCTTGTCCACGCACAGAGCCTGGAACTGTCCCGCTCCCTCGAAGATATCAAGGCCAAGAGCCATCTCCGGCAGAATCCAGTCATTGAGAAGGGTCAGCACAATATCATCGCTGCCAGAGTAGTAAGTGCCAATACTGATGCAGGTCTGTGTACATCCGTTGTCGCTTGCGAAAGCCAGTGCGACGAAAACCAGAGCAAGAACAAAATACTTCATTATTCCTCCCGATGCTTGGTTAAACATTCAGTCTAAATTATACAACAAAAACAGCAGACCTGAACCTACGTCTGTACCTTGATCGATCTGCTCCATCAGGAAATTTTTAATCCGTTTCTTTTTGATCAGTACGATCCCTATCTCTTCAGATGGTTCCAGTGTCTGATGGGTATTTCTATTCCTCGAATCGTTTTCATCGATTTCAACAGAGGCTATGAAAAAATCGTTATTCATTATTGCCGGGTTGGTTTTTGACGCAGGACTTTTCGATTTGAGTTTTCCCGTATATCCTGTTTCTTCCTTCAGTTCTTCTATTATGCACTTTTTCATATCTTCTTCACTTGAGATATCTACCTCAGCGATCCCCGCAGGTAAGCCAATTATATAATTATTCACAGCGTGCCTGAACTGTCTGATAAGAATGTATCTATTTGAAGGAATAAGTTTTGCAATTATGGCAAATGAGACAGCATTATTCTTTCTTTCGACATTTTCCCAGTATATTTTTTTGTTTTCGAAATTTGCAAATACGCTTCTTTTCAAAGAGAGCCATTGCCCCTTATATAGAATTTCTTCCGATATCCTTTTCATTTTCCTCTAATACTCTTTATCGTTCTTTTTTATTCATCATCGAGTTTCTCCCGAAGCAATTTTATGACATTGGATCGTCGCTCTTACAAAACGCAATCCCTCAAATATGCTTCTGACCACTTTCTGCCGGGAATATCTGTAATAAGGTCTCTACTCCGGTTTTTTTTTAATATCCACCAAATTATCAAGAACTTTTAGAATAACCTCTTCATCCACGAAGTTACCTTCAGGACTGCCGTTGCAGAAGCAGTGCCAGCATCGATTGACGCAGGGCATCGCATGGACTCGAACGAATATAAATTCCTTCATAAAACTGCTTTCAAAATAACCGGTTGATCGAAAAGGATACCTCCGGAAATATCCCCGGTCAATGTGGCAGTCATCAGATACTCATCAAAACCCGAATCAGGGAAGATTGACCAGCGCAATATTATCATATATGATAATAGTACAATGAAAGATCTATCTATTTCAGAGAAACTCAGAAAGCAAAGGCGGGAGTGTGGCTTTTCGCTTTCAGAGCTTGCCAGGTTCGCCGATACTTCACCTGCAACACTATCAAGATATGAAAACGGCTGGACAAGGTTTGAGGTGTCAACCCTTAGAAAACTGGCTATGGCAATGAATTGCAGATTGAGCATAGAATTCGTTCCCAATAAGGACAATCCGACTGTAATGAGCAAATTAGAAATCCTGGGAAGTCTTAAACGACTTTTCTGGGACAGTGACTTCAACTACGAGGTACTTACAAAGTATCCTGCCTGGGTAGTGGAAAGAGTATTGGAATCGGGCCAGCTGGAAGATATTCATTCACTTCAGTTACTTATGGGGCATGATAAATTTCTCAAATCCGTTCTGAAATCCACCAGGGTGTCACCGAAAACAAGGATATTCTGGAACAGCATTCTGAAGAAAGAGGGTATGCCATGCATGAAAAAGTCCTCACGGGAAATTGCCTGGGACTTCTGAAGGCGTTTGAATCCGATCCGTCAGCACTGCTGAAGGAATGGATACTGGCCGGTGGAACAGGGCTTGCTCTGCAAACAGGTCACAGAATTTCGGATTATCTCGATTTTTTCAGGACCGATCTCATGGATGTAAGAGAACTTCATGATAAGCTTCAGCAATACGGTAATTATGAAACAATGCAGGAGGATTCGCATACTCTCACTATCCTCCTTCGGAATACAAAACTATCATTTATTCTGACTCGATTCCCTTTTATCTTCCAGGGGGTTCCATACCGCTGTTTCGAGATAGCAGATGTTCGCGAAATCGCATTGATGAAACTCCTGGCCATTACGAACAGAGGCAGTCGAAAGGATTTCATCGATCTTTATACAATTCTTCGCGGCGATACCACATTGCAGGAGTATTTTCATCTTCTCCCGGAAAAGTACGGTAAATCAAGGATCAACACGTACAATATTCTCAAAAGTCTCACATACTTCGATGACGCGGAGGAAGAACCCATGCCAATAATGCTTGTACCGTTTGTCTGGGAGGAATGCAAAGCTTTTTTCATCCGGGCTGCGCATTCTATCGTACTGCTGTGAGACATGTACCAGAAGAGTTGATTTCTCCCCATATCAGATGATTGTGAATGCTGCTTTCTGTGATTCCCGCGTTAGCCAAACGCGAGAGAGCAACCTTTTATGGTTGCTCTCTTTTATCCATATGGAGCGGGAAACGGGACTCGAACCCGCGACAGCTACCTTGGCAAGGTAGGGCTCTACCAGCTGAGCTATTCCCGCTCGGGAATATTCCTCTGTTCGGAACAGGCTGGGAATCTCGTAGATACCAGATTTCCCGTGCCAGTTTTATTTTATTGCGCCAGTTATTAATTTCTAGTTTTCAGCGCTGTTTTTCTATTCAGACTCCGTTTCCGGAACGGTTGCATATATCGCAATAGAACCATCTTTTGTCAAGCCTATGGTTCTCTTGTTGTGACCCATGCATCGGTGAAACCCATATCCATAAGAACCCGGGTGTAGGCAATTGCATCTTCCCTGGCCGGGAAAGCGCCTACTCTGACCTTCCAGTATCCTCCCATATGATCAACGAATACCGGATAATTTATTTCTGCCGAAACAGATTCAGCAAGGCGCTGCGCGGTTTCTTCGGTTGTTGCAGCTGAAATCTGAATTGTAAAATGTGTTCCCGTTAGAATTTCCTCTTCGTACTCCTCCACGGGTACATCGCCGGGAATGATCATTCCGATCGGTTCGGGAAAATTCTGAAATGGGTCTCCCGTATAGTTGGGAGGGTCGCAGTAGGGATCGATGGGACCGGTTGTTTCCGGTTGATCAGTAGTGTCCGGTGTTACAGTGGTATCACCACATGAGGTGAAAACAAGAAAAAGAACCAGTAAAACCAGAATTGTCTTATTCATTACCACCCTCCTCTGTTTCCAGGAAAGCATCAAGTAGCGGGAGCATCAGCTCATGTTGTCCGGTGATGACTATCGGGTCTCCACCCAGTACCCTTGTCGGCCTGAAGACCACATTGTTCAGGGGTCTATACTGCCTTATCATGTCGAAACTTGCGGCGGTTATATTACTGATGCTATATCCAAGGTTAATTGCGGATGTCAGGAGTTTCAGGAATACCTCGGGCATGATGACAGCTGAACCAGCGTTTACAACCACACCTGATGCAAGCAATGTGATCCTCTCACCCAGCAGGTCAAAATCGTTCTCTGCCGCCTTCGCGAGTTTCTCCCAGTTAACCTCAGGATAGGGATGCACAATATCTCCACCCAGTGCAGGGTGCACAGTTATGGGAATACCCATTTCACTTGCTGCGGCAAGAGGACTTATTGAAGTATTTCCATTCCTTTTAAGGATCTCATTCCCAAGTGCTTCGCCAAGCCCAAGGTTATTGATGTAAGCTGTGTTGATCGCCGCTGCATAAACTTCGCCGGTTTCCTGCCACATGCCAAAACTGCCGTCATTTATCCCTGATTCAACGTCCTCTGAAGTCTCACCAAACAGAGCCATTTCAATATCATGGATAGTACCCGCACCATTGGTAGCAAGGCAGTTGACGGTTCCGTTCTTCAGCCATCTCACCAGAAGGGGGCCAAGACCGCACTTGATTACGTGACCACCGTACATGAAAATACGTGAAGCTTCTTCGCTCTTCGCCCTGATGATGGCCCGGGCAAGTACTCTCATGTCTTTTACCGCAAGTATGTCCGGTAGTGAACGCACGAATTCAATAATTGTACGGTTCTTCTGACCTGGATTCTTCAGCAGAAGGTTTGCGTTGACTTTGCTTGTTCGGTCAGCCAGAGATTTCATCTTCAGCTTTTTTCTGTTGAAATCGATACTCAACTGTAATTCACCTCCATCAATACCAGACCACATCCCGGTAGCGAAGTTCCGGCCTTATCACGGTTTCCTGTTTCTAAAAGTTCTGTTATAAGTTCAGTCGGAACCGCTCCGGAACCGATATTAACCAGTGTTCCCGCCCAGATCCTGACCATGCCCCTCAGAAACCTGTTTGCGCGGATAAGGAAAGTCCAGCCTGAGTCATCTTCTTCGACATTAGCGGAGATAACATTGACAATCCAATCGTAGTTGTCGCTTCCTTCCTTTGCCATCGCTGTCCAGTCGTTCTCCCCTATGGAAAGCCTGGCCGCTTCCTGCATATCAGACGTGTCAAGTTCCCAGGAAAGTGCCAGCGTATGGCAGTAAAGGTTCTTAAGAGGATGCTTTCCTTTTTCTATCCGGTACCTGTAAAGCCTTGAGACCGCATTGAACCTGGCATGAAAAGATCGGTCAGCCTCCTCCACTGAAGTAACAGCGATATCATCGGGAAGCATAGCCGGCAGGCCGGTTTTTACCCTCTCAAACTCGTCAATCATTATATCTGCGTGAGCAACCTGTCCCTCCGCATGTACTCCCGCATCTGTTCTGCCTGATCCTGTTACAGGAATATGTCTTCCGCAGAGTTTCTCGAGAACGGTTTCTATATCACCCTGTACGGTTCTTGTTTCCGGCTGAATCTGCCATCCGGAAAAACCGGTTCCATCGTACTCTATCTTAAACTTAACTCTGATAACACCCATTTTCACAATACCTCCATTATACCAGCCAGAAGAACGAACCATGCCAGGCATGCAGTTATAGCCGAAACTGCGTTCTGCCTGCTTAAGCTGCCTTTCCCGGCCAACTCAATCTCGTTAATGGAAGAAAGCGCGGCGGTAAAAGAATCACCAATACCTCTGCCGTCTTTCCTGCTCTCTATGAATACCGCTTTGATCCTCTCTGAGAAAGGGCCCGCAAGTGACACTACAATTGCGAGGCTTTCTGGAAGACCTCCCGGGTTTGCCCTTCGTGAAGCCTTAAATAGAAGTTCAGAAGCCCTTGAAGCTCCCAGTGCCCCGGACATGGATGCCCCCGCGGCAATGGCGGCAATCCATCTCAGCGATCTTTCGGTCAGAACTCTGTTGCCCGAGGTTACCCCAAGAAGCAGAATAAAAACCGGTGCCGTAATCAGCAGTAGAATTTTCAGGGTACCCTTCTTCGCTTCATTACAGAGACCTGCTATAGGAAAAATAAGATAGAACGGAAGTATTCTGATATCGACAATGAATGCTGAAGCGGGGCCTGCAACAAGCCCTGAAAACAGGAGGATGGAATAGGCTGAATCAGTCATCCAGATCCTTTTCAAGCCGTCTCATCACAAGCCTGAACTCAAGAGGTGGTGCTTCGTTGAACTCCATTTCAGCGCCTGTTATCGGGTGAATGAAACCAAGTGTTTCCGCGTGAAGCATCTGGTGTTTGGCAATACGGATAACATCATCAATCAGCTCCCTGTTACGGATAGTAGAAGAAAAACCACTGGGATTATTCCCTCCGTACTTCTCATCCGCTATTATGGGGCATCGCTTCTCAACGGACAGATGAACCCTGATCTGATGAGTCCTGCCTGTCTCGAGCCTGCATTCAATCATACTGGCAAGCCTGAATCTTCGCAGCATCCTGTAATTGGTCACAGCGCGTTTTCCCCCGGTTATCACACCCATTTTCTGCCTGTTATTAAGATCTCGTCCTATAGGTGCGTCTATCCTGTCAGCATCCGGTACCGGTGTATGCCATACAAGAGCGATGTAACGCCGTTTCACAGTTCTCGCGGAGAGCTGGGATGAAAGACCCCGGTGCGTAATGTTGTCCTTCGCGACCATCATCAAACCGGTGGTATCCTTATCAAGCCTGTGTACTATTCCGGGCCGCAGCTCACCTGAAATACCCGAGAGGTTGTCACAGTGCGCAAGCAGCGCGTTAACCAGGGTTCCATTCCTGCAGGTTCCTGAGGGGTGAATAATAAAATCAGCCTGCTTGTTCACTACGAGCAGGTGTTCATCTTCAAAAACGATATCGAGCTCTATGGGTTCCGGCGAGAGATCGACAGGAACCGCGTCTGGAATCTCGAGTTGTATCTCCTGCCCAACCCGCACTTTGAACGCGGGTTTTCTTACCGTAGCGCCATCCACAGATACATGACCATTGGCGATAAGTGTGTTTATATAACTCCTGCTCTCTTCAAATTCATCCTGCATAACGAGATAAGTATCAAGACGAAGCCCTTTTTCTATCTCCTCAACTTCACTTCTGAAATACTCCAAGGTTAACTGCCCATCCGTTTCACCAGATGGTAACCAAAACGTGTTCTGATAATTCCGGACATTTCTCCCGGTTCCAGAGCAGAGACAGCGCTGTCCAGTTCCGCTGTAATGCCTCCTGTTGTAAAAGCGGGAAGCGTTCCGCTGTCAGCCGCGGAAGTGCAATGAGAATAATTGAAGGCCATTTCCTCGAAAGCAGCCTCTCCTGAAAGAATACTATCCTCAATATTCCGAATGGTTTCCAGTGCGTCCTCAGTGTAATACACAGTGTCTCTTTTTGCCGTGTTCCAGGTTATCAGTATGTGCGCAGCCCTTAGATACTCGATCTCGCTGATTGCCGGTAAAGCGGGTAGTGTGTCGGTATTTATTACCCTTTCAGTATCGTCCATGCCGCTTGAGTCTGTTTCATCGGAAACACCGCAGGAAGCGAATAGTAAGGCAATCACGAAGCCTGCCGCAAATATCCTGGCCAGAATCAAAACCATCAGGAACCTCCACAGGGGTAAGCATACATTATTTTTAAAACTATCTGCCGCGCTGAATTATGCTGGTTGACATTCGAAGATTGGGGCATATTCATACAATGTATATAATACGATATTATTCAAACAAACCGTTACGATTATCGAAAGGAGCCAACAAGTGAATAATCAGGATTACTTTTCGGACCGGGCATTGGGAATGAAGAGATCGGTTATCAGAGAATTGCTGAAACTTACCGCAAAACCCGGAATAATTTCATTCGCGGGGGGGTTGCCCGCTCCAGCAACTTTTCCGGTGGATTACGTTGAAGCTGCCGTTGATCATGTAATCGAGGAAGAACATAAAACAGCTCTTCAGTACGGCCCCACTGAAGGTGACGTAAGGCTCCGTGAAGATCTCGCGACAATCATGCGTACGGATGGAATCAAAACTTCCAAAGATCATATTCTTGTTACTACAGCCTCTCAACAGGGGCTTGATCTTGTAGCCAAGATATTCTTCAATCCTGGCGATACCTGCATAACCGGCTCTCCAACCTACCTTGGCGGCCTCCAGGCTTTCAACAGTTACCAGGGAGTATCCATAGGTGTGGAACTGGACGATGACGGCATGATACCCGGAAAGCTTCAGGAGACAATTAAAAGGCTTGAAGGTGAAGGCCGCAGACCAAGGTTCATCTACATTATACCGGATTTTCAAAACCCGGCTGGAGTTACCATACCCGAAGCAAGAAGAAGAGAAATTATTGAAATCGCCAGAAAAGGCGAGTACCTGATAGTCGAAGATACTCCTTACAGACAACTTAGATACAGCGGTGAACAGCAGCCAGCATTCCAGTCCATGGCACCGGATATGGTTCTTTCACTCTATACATTTTCCAAGATAATGCTGCCCGGCTTCAGGCTTGGGTGGGCATGCGGACCGGACTGGTTAATTGACAAGATGGTCATGGCCAAGCAGGCAGTTGATCTATGCACACCGCCTTTCAACCAGGCCATTACACATGCCATGCTTGTGAACGGAGCGCTTGAGAAGGGCCTTGAAACGACCATTGAGCATTACAGCAACAAAAGAATGATCATGCTGGAGAGCCTGAAAAAGGAATTCGCGGATATGCCTGAGGTTAAATGGACCAGACCCGAGGGTGGATTATTCCTCTGGCTGACGCTGCCGGAAGGAATGAATACGGATGATCTTTTTCAGAAGGCCGTTGACGAAAAGGTAGCCTACGTTCCCGGAAGCGCTTTCTTCCCGAATAACGATGACTTCCAGAGTATGCGCCTGAACTTCAGCTACGCAAGCGAAGAGCAAATTGTTGAAGGTGTAAAACGCCTGGCATGTGTTGTCCGCGAAAACAGCTGACAAAATCTGATCTCTTGCTCGGATTGAAGAAATCAGGCACGACTTAATGAACAAAGATCCACTTGTGCTTTTCTATCTGATAGATGGTGCCCGACCGGATGTTATGAAACGTCTTATGGATGAGGAGCAGCTTCCCAACATCCGCAGAGAAGTAGTGGAGCAGGGGGTTTTCAGAACGGCATCTTCCTGCTTCACATCAACTACCGGTCCCGCATACCTTCCTTTCCTTCTGGGCTGTTTTCCCGGCACAATCGACATCCCCGGCATCAGATGGCTCGATAAAAAAGAGTTCGCCGCCAAGAGAATCGGCAAGTACCGACTTCGAAGTTACAATGGTATCGAAGGCCCGTGGTTCAACAGTGACCTGCCAACTGACAGAAAAACACTTCACGAACTGTTCGATAACTCCCGCAATATCTACTCCATGATAACAAGAAGCCTCGGCGCCGATAGAGACCTGACCAGAAACACCAAGCTTATCCGCTACCTGACGGCACACCTGAACGATAAGTGGCACAGGGTCGATGCTGACGGTCAAAAGAAGTTAATGAAAAGCCTTGATGACAGGCCGGATTTCATTTTCGCAGTGTTTCCGGCTGTTGACAGTTTCTCACACATCCATGACCCGTTTGATGATGACACTACTCAGGCTTACATCAACGTTGACGGGTTTATCGGAGAAGCGGTGGATAAGCTGAAAAAGCAGGGCAGATGGGGGAATACTCTTCTCATTATCTCTTCGGATCATGGGCTTACTTCAACGCATACACATCTCGACCTTGCCGACTTTTTCATTGACCGGGGCAGGGATACTCTGAGATACCCGTTGATATTCAAAAGCAAACCGGATGTTTCGGTAATGATCTCAGGCAATGCCATGGGACACGTATACCTGCATGATACCATTCAGGACAGGCCGTTGTACGGCAGTGAAGTACACGATTCAATGGGCTCGCTTCTTCCAGAGCTTATTGAGAGAGAAGAGATTGATTTTCTCTGCTGGAGGGAATCGAATGAGACATTTTCTGTCGAATCATCGCGCGGAAAAGCGTTAATTGTTAAAACAACAGATGGCTTTAAATACCTTCCCGATACCGGAGACCCGCTGGGACTCGGAGAAATGTCGAGACCGTTGAGCCAGATGGAATCGCTTGAGGTTACAATGAACTCCGAGTATCCTGACGCTCTCGTTCAGATCGCGCAGATATTCTCATCAAGCCGTACGGGTGATGTTCTTGTCACCTCGAAAAACGGCTACGATCTGAGAGACAGCTGGGAATGGCCTGAGCATCATGGGACTCACGGTTCACTTTGCCGCGAACATATGATCGTTCCCATGATAATGAACAGAAATGACTGGATGAAGAGGGAGGCGAGAACGGCAGATTTCTTCCCCTCAATATTGAAGTGGGCCGGCCTTGAGGTTCCGGAAAACATCGACGGGGTTTCTCTTGTCTGAGGAAAAAGGGATTAACGAACAGCTGACAATGGGCCAGTCACCGGAAATGAAGGGATTCAACAGGGCTAAAATCCGCAAAGGGCTTATCATCTTCATCCTTCTGACAATCGGCGCACTCACGGCAATATTCCTGAAAACCCATACCGGTAATACGATGAAAGCGCTTGTGAATTTCAACTTCGGCTACCTTGCCATAGTACTGGTTCTTTCATTCGGCGATATGTGCATGGGGGCTCTCCGGAATCATATCTACTTCAGAAAACTTAATCCGGGATTACGTTTCATGGTAAGTTTCAGGGCCAATCTTGCAAACATCTTCATGGGCGCGGTTACTCCATCTCAGAGCGGAGGAGGACCGGCTCAGTTATATATCTACTTCAAAGCAGGTGTTTCCGTTGGAAAATCGATCTCGGTCAGTGTTCTGAATTACCTTGCAACGCTGATCTTCTTCCTGGCCGCGGCAGGCATTTCACTCAGCGTTCTCAGCGATTCTTTCAGCAAAACAATGCATACACTGATAGTTTTCTGTTTCATTGTATTTGCCATTCAATTTGCAGTATTTATCCTGATAGTACTTAAGCCTGGCTTTGTTCTGAAGCTTGCTACGATGTTAGCGAAGAAACTCTGCTCCTGGTTGCCGAGATTCGAGAACAGGATCAACAGAATAACAGATAAACTTGTCACTGAAGTTACCGCGTACGAAGACTCCTGCAAACTCTTCGTCAATGAACATCCGTATATCCTGCTCCTGGCAATCTTCCTGACATGTGTACTCTATATGAACAAGTTCTTCCTTGCTTACTTCATAATGCTTGGGCTGGGGGCATCCGGACATCTGGCAGAGGTTCTCTGCATTCAGGCACTGGTTCTTTTTATCTGCTATTTCTCTCCGAGTCCCGGAGCAAGCGGTGTGGCTGAACTCAGTATAGCGGCACTTATGGCTTCTGTGATAAGTGAAGATACACTGAGCATCTTTACTCTTCTCCAGCGTTTCTTCATCCTTTACATACCTGTGATACTTGGAGCCATAGTGGTCTTTAAAGAGGCAGGTTCGTCCCTGAAAAAGCAGCCTCCGGCTTAATTCATCATGCTCTTAAGAAGGTTGAGTAATTCTCACCCTCCTCCGCGCTTCCTGTCGCCACGGATCAATATTCCTTTCAACACGGTTCCGGTCGGACTCTGCTGAATTCCGCTGATGAAAAACAATTACTTTTATGAAATATCCCGGAAGCAGGATATACGTCAATTCCCGATAAGCAGAATGTCTGATGAGGGTAACAGCGGATCAAAACTATCCTCTTTTCCGGAGGTTTCCAGTTCATATTCAAATGACTATTATTACTTAGGGGTTTATTTCTAATGAAAACAGTTGATATCAAGAGAGAATATCTGGATGATCTGACCGGACTTTACAACCGGCGATACTTGAACACAAAAGGCCGGGAATATGTGCAGGAAGCCAACCAGAAGAATAAACCCTTATCAGTCCTGCTTCTCGACCTCGATCATTTCAAGAATGTAAACGACACGTACGGACACTCCATGGGTGATACCGTACTGGTTCAATTCGCATCCTTTCTTGAGAAACTTCTCAGGCAGAACGATTCCGTGTTTCGCTACGGTGGAGATGAATTTATCTGTCTTCTTCCAAAAACCGATCTCAAACAGGCAACCAGAATCTCAAACAGGTTCATTGAACAATGCCGGTCAATGGAATTCGCGAAAATCAGACTGACATTAAGTATTGGCATTGCCTCCTGTCCTGAGGATGGTTCTGACTGGTCAACCGTTTTCAATGCTGCCGATCGAAATCTCTACAGCGCGAAGAGACACGGCAGGGACCGGATTGGGATTCGAACCCTCGTAGATAAGGATCTGATCATTCCCGCTGATGAGATGATTGGAAGGTCTTCAGAGCTTTCAATGCTTGAAGATATCATAGAAGCCACCATATCCTCCAGGGGAGATGCGGTATGTATCAGTGGTGAGGCCGGTGTTGGAAAAAGCCGACTGTTTCAAGAACTGTCATTCACCAGATATCCGGAGAAGACCATGTTCGTATGCAGCAATCTATCTCCAACGACCAGTTCAATACCCTATTACCCTTTCAGGGAAATCCTTCGTTCTCTTATCTTTATGCAGGATGAGCATCATTTTGACAACCTTCCCAGGGTTTACCAGATAGAACTTGCCAAGATCGTTCCTGAAATCCTGAGAAAACCTGTAGAAGAAGGTAAAGAGGTGCTGATGGTCGACAGATTCAGGCTTTTCGAAGGTGTGAGGAAATTCCTTGAGCTTCAAGTCGTGAACTGTCCTATGCTCATCTGCATTGACAACATTCACTGGGCCGATGAGAACTCGTTCGAACTCCTCCATTACCTTATTAGAGCCTTCAGAAACAAACCCTTTCTATTCATACTCGTATATCGCATTGAAGAGATTCAAAACAGTGCTTTCCAGGATGTTCTTCATTCCATGGCCCGCGGGAATTTCATAAAAAAAATCGTTCTTGAGCCTCTGGAGAAAAAGGATATCACCCGGATGATTTCCTCTATTATTGACGCAGA
The genomic region above belongs to Candidatus Aegiribacteria sp. and contains:
- a CDS encoding alkaline phosphatase family protein is translated as MNKDPLVLFYLIDGARPDVMKRLMDEEQLPNIRREVVEQGVFRTASSCFTSTTGPAYLPFLLGCFPGTIDIPGIRWLDKKEFAAKRIGKYRLRSYNGIEGPWFNSDLPTDRKTLHELFDNSRNIYSMITRSLGADRDLTRNTKLIRYLTAHLNDKWHRVDADGQKKLMKSLDDRPDFIFAVFPAVDSFSHIHDPFDDDTTQAYINVDGFIGEAVDKLKKQGRWGNTLLIISSDHGLTSTHTHLDLADFFIDRGRDTLRYPLIFKSKPDVSVMISGNAMGHVYLHDTIQDRPLYGSEVHDSMGSLLPELIEREEIDFLCWRESNETFSVESSRGKALIVKTTDGFKYLPDTGDPLGLGEMSRPLSQMESLEVTMNSEYPDALVQIAQIFSSSRTGDVLVTSKNGYDLRDSWEWPEHHGTHGSLCREHMIVPMIMNRNDWMKREARTADFFPSILKWAGLEVPENIDGVSLV
- a CDS encoding flippase-like domain-containing protein, producing the protein MSEEKGINEQLTMGQSPEMKGFNRAKIRKGLIIFILLTIGALTAIFLKTHTGNTMKALVNFNFGYLAIVLVLSFGDMCMGALRNHIYFRKLNPGLRFMVSFRANLANIFMGAVTPSQSGGGPAQLYIYFKAGVSVGKSISVSVLNYLATLIFFLAAAGISLSVLSDSFSKTMHTLIVFCFIVFAIQFAVFILIVLKPGFVLKLATMLAKKLCSWLPRFENRINRITDKLVTEVTAYEDSCKLFVNEHPYILLLAIFLTCVLYMNKFFLAYFIMLGLGASGHLAEVLCIQALVLFICYFSPSPGASGVAELSIAALMASVISEDTLSIFTLLQRFFILYIPVILGAIVVFKEAGSSLKKQPPA